From a single Salinirussus salinus genomic region:
- a CDS encoding alpha/beta fold hydrolase, translating to MAATETDAGVDIPDAATERTVTANGQQVHYLTAGDGDPTLLLLHGGIIDAAHVTWGEQVGPLAEHATVVAPDLPGYGASPLPDGEWSVPHHVDTVAAMLDELDVDDAVLAGVSMGGGVAVGVGLAAPARVDRLVAFDPFALGGGLPNGRLSWLLAKVQVTNHAAVALMRRSRGFVERSVNGLCYEGNEVSDVTVDRVFQEVQRPNAGAAFRKLRDYEVTREGYRTDYSPRLGELAVPARFVHGREDDLIPLAVSERAHERVPDSELFVLEECGHIPPLELPERSRELLREVL from the coding sequence ATGGCAGCCACCGAGACGGACGCCGGCGTCGACATTCCGGACGCCGCCACCGAGCGGACCGTCACCGCCAACGGCCAGCAGGTCCACTACCTGACCGCCGGCGATGGCGACCCGACACTCCTCCTGCTCCACGGCGGGATCATCGACGCCGCCCACGTCACCTGGGGCGAGCAGGTCGGGCCGCTGGCCGAGCACGCCACCGTGGTTGCGCCGGACCTGCCGGGCTACGGCGCGAGCCCGCTGCCCGACGGCGAGTGGTCGGTCCCCCACCACGTCGACACCGTCGCGGCCATGCTCGATGAGCTGGACGTCGACGACGCGGTGCTCGCGGGCGTCTCGATGGGTGGCGGCGTCGCGGTCGGGGTCGGGCTTGCGGCTCCCGCGCGCGTCGACCGGCTGGTGGCGTTCGACCCCTTCGCGCTCGGCGGCGGGCTGCCGAACGGCCGTCTGTCCTGGCTGCTGGCGAAGGTACAGGTCACCAACCACGCCGCGGTCGCCCTGATGCGTCGGAGCCGGGGGTTCGTGGAGCGTTCCGTCAACGGGCTCTGTTACGAGGGAAACGAGGTCAGCGACGTCACGGTCGACCGGGTCTTCCAGGAGGTCCAGCGGCCGAACGCGGGTGCAGCCTTCCGGAAGCTCCGCGACTACGAGGTCACACGCGAGGGCTACCGGACGGACTACTCTCCCCGGCTGGGGGAGCTTGCGGTGCCCGCGCGGTTCGTCCACGGCCGCGAGGACGACCTGATCCCGCTTGCGGTCTCCGAGCGCGCCCACGAGCGGGTTCCCGACTCCGAACTGTTCGTGCTCGAGGAGTGTGGCCACATCCCGCCGCTGGAGCTTCCCGAGCGGTCCCGCGAACTGCTCCGTGAAGTGCTCTGA
- a CDS encoding lipoate--protein ligase family protein, giving the protein MELTDREWRLVPEETRPGPVQMALEEVAAETVAAGGPATVRVFRWEPSTLSLGYGQDSATVDWEFCARNGIDVTRRQTGGGGIYHDHAGDISYSVIAPAEALPGELEAAYNRLCEPVLAGLDRLGVGAGFLDEPAPAVHRPACYLRALDPAHDIGVDGKKISGNAQYRQREAVIQHGSVTHSRAVEPHLGVFAADLSPDRFRERVTSVRAECGADREETVAALEAALVEWCGAEEGGWTDGELARARELAARKYASDAWVHERTTPEA; this is encoded by the coding sequence ATGGAGCTGACCGACCGGGAGTGGCGGCTCGTCCCCGAGGAGACGCGACCGGGGCCGGTGCAGATGGCCCTGGAGGAGGTCGCCGCCGAGACGGTCGCGGCGGGCGGGCCGGCGACGGTGCGGGTCTTCCGGTGGGAGCCGAGCACGCTCTCGCTTGGCTACGGCCAGGACTCCGCCACCGTCGACTGGGAGTTCTGTGCGCGCAACGGTATCGACGTGACTCGGCGGCAGACCGGCGGCGGCGGCATCTACCACGACCACGCTGGCGACATCTCCTACTCGGTCATCGCACCGGCCGAGGCGCTCCCGGGCGAGCTGGAAGCCGCGTACAACCGGCTCTGTGAGCCGGTACTGGCGGGGCTGGACCGGCTCGGCGTCGGCGCCGGCTTTCTCGACGAGCCCGCGCCGGCCGTCCACCGGCCGGCCTGCTACCTGCGCGCACTCGACCCCGCTCACGACATCGGAGTTGACGGGAAGAAGATCAGCGGCAACGCCCAGTACCGCCAGCGCGAGGCCGTGATCCAGCATGGGTCGGTCACGCACAGCCGGGCGGTCGAACCACACCTCGGCGTCTTCGCGGCCGACCTCTCGCCCGACCGGTTTCGCGAGCGCGTCACCTCCGTCCGCGCGGAGTGTGGCGCCGACCGCGAGGAGACCGTCGCGGCGCTCGAGGCGGCGCTGGTCGAGTGGTGCGGGGCCGAGGAGGGGGGGTGGACCGATGGGGAGCTGGCGCGGGCACGGGAGCTTGCAGCGCGGAAGTACGCGAGCGACGCCTGGGTCCACGAACGAACCACCCCGGAAGCGTGA
- a CDS encoding DUF7095 family protein: protein MTDWPRSEAVARVEEVVARIEEELMPVPVREVWVYGDAALGLDPVERLDIYLTKDILFHGEEDREAEFIDSHGVEGVGKTVRAEWADEFPEYLRANASGHAAPEKCLAAHLLADDEPVHLEVCNASFEDNVRQRLEGAMARENYGEILDPRGACLWVDGHRSEEAFEKLRAGDFVFPTLSDALEMLGLEADESREAAEAVEQYRKQQDGPSVRGDVV, encoded by the coding sequence ATGACCGACTGGCCTCGCAGCGAAGCCGTCGCCCGTGTCGAGGAGGTCGTCGCCCGCATCGAGGAGGAGCTCATGCCGGTCCCGGTCCGCGAGGTGTGGGTCTACGGCGACGCCGCGCTCGGCCTCGACCCCGTCGAACGCCTCGACATCTACCTCACCAAGGACATCCTCTTTCACGGGGAGGAGGACCGGGAGGCGGAGTTCATCGACTCCCACGGGGTCGAGGGCGTCGGCAAGACCGTCCGGGCCGAGTGGGCCGACGAATTCCCGGAGTATCTCCGGGCGAACGCCAGCGGGCACGCCGCCCCGGAGAAGTGTCTCGCTGCCCACCTCCTGGCCGACGACGAGCCCGTCCACCTGGAGGTCTGCAACGCGAGCTTCGAGGACAACGTCCGCCAGCGCCTGGAGGGCGCGATGGCCCGGGAGAACTACGGCGAGATCCTCGACCCCCGCGGGGCGTGTCTGTGGGTCGACGGTCACCGCTCCGAGGAAGCCTTCGAGAAGCTCCGGGCCGGCGACTTCGTCTTTCCCACTCTGTCCGACGCCCTGGAGATGCTCGGACTCGAGGCCGACGAATCTCGGGAGGCTGCCGAGGCCGTCGAGCAGTACCGGAAGCAGCAGGACGGCCCCTCAGTGCGGGGGGACGTAGTTTGA
- the ncsA gene encoding tRNA 2-thiolation protein NcsA: MDCDKCGADAVLHAAYSGLHLCEDHLCQSVEKRVRRRVREDNLLPDDATAGDPETWVVGLSGGKDSVVLTQILAETFGRDPRVELVALSVHEGIDGYRDESLAACRELTADLGVAHEVVSYDEEFDVRMDEVVEEDPHDMSACAYCGVFRRDVLSRYAADLGADKLLTGHNLDDEAETALMNFLEGDIRKLSQQFDASLGPFEGADAERTREGGEEFVPRAKPLRDVPEREVALYARVRDLPAHITECPHAEEAYRGEIQQLLYDLEERHPGTRHSIMAGYEELAALAAGEYDASDGDGDLGECAECGSPTAREVCRKCGLLDALT, encoded by the coding sequence ATGGACTGCGACAAGTGCGGCGCCGACGCCGTGTTGCACGCCGCCTACTCCGGGCTTCACCTCTGTGAGGACCATCTCTGCCAGTCCGTCGAGAAGCGGGTCCGCAGGCGGGTCCGCGAGGACAACCTCCTGCCCGACGACGCCACCGCCGGGGACCCGGAGACGTGGGTCGTCGGCCTCTCCGGCGGCAAGGACAGCGTCGTCCTCACGCAGATCCTCGCGGAGACGTTCGGCCGTGACCCCCGGGTCGAGCTGGTCGCGCTCTCGGTCCACGAGGGGATCGACGGCTACCGCGACGAGTCGCTCGCGGCCTGCCGGGAACTGACCGCCGACCTCGGGGTCGCTCACGAGGTCGTCTCCTACGACGAGGAGTTCGACGTCCGGATGGACGAGGTGGTCGAGGAGGACCCACACGACATGTCGGCCTGTGCGTACTGCGGGGTGTTCCGCCGGGACGTGCTGAGCCGGTACGCGGCCGACCTCGGTGCTGACAAGCTTCTGACTGGTCATAATCTCGATGATGAGGCCGAGACCGCGCTGATGAATTTTCTGGAGGGCGATATCAGAAAACTGTCACAGCAGTTCGACGCCAGCCTCGGCCCCTTCGAGGGGGCCGACGCGGAGCGCACCCGCGAGGGGGGCGAGGAGTTCGTCCCGCGGGCGAAGCCGCTGCGGGACGTCCCCGAGCGGGAGGTCGCCCTGTACGCCCGCGTCCGCGACCTGCCGGCCCACATCACCGAGTGCCCCCACGCCGAGGAAGCCTACCGCGGGGAGATCCAGCAGCTGCTCTACGACCTGGAGGAGCGACACCCCGGGACGCGCCACTCCATCATGGCGGGCTACGAGGAGCTGGCGGCGCTGGCCGCGGGCGAGTACGACGCATCGGACGGCGACGGCGACCTCGGCGAGTGTGCGGAGTGTGGGTCGCCGACCGCCAGAGAGGTCTGCCGGAAGTGTGGCCTGCTGGACGCGCTCACCTGA
- a CDS encoding DUF3891 family protein has product MIVAEADGTVQFVTQPAHAALAGQFADRWGGAVEAPSPRAPAVHAAYAHDDGWLAYDRVPHLHDDGRVVDFRSVPDDVWVDLYGEGVDAVAAADAHAGLLCSLHGAGLRRRRYGLSPSWPDTPPAFEAYVAREEDRQARLAEDLRAAGRLDDADLGLLDALHAAGGPPADPDSRLWRNYQRLQAWDALSLFFCTAVTPGATDLERVPTGPNAETTVRVERDGSGDGEYRLGPYPFEAAPLRVTVPVRTVTDDFDSEADLRRRYYESPRAEKAFTLRPA; this is encoded by the coding sequence ATGATCGTCGCCGAGGCCGACGGGACGGTCCAGTTCGTCACGCAGCCGGCCCACGCCGCTCTAGCGGGGCAGTTCGCCGACCGCTGGGGCGGGGCCGTCGAGGCGCCGTCGCCCCGGGCGCCCGCGGTCCACGCCGCCTACGCCCACGACGACGGCTGGCTCGCCTACGACCGGGTCCCGCACCTCCACGACGACGGGCGGGTCGTCGACTTCCGCTCCGTTCCGGACGACGTGTGGGTCGACCTCTACGGGGAGGGGGTCGACGCCGTCGCCGCAGCCGACGCCCACGCCGGCCTGCTGTGCTCGCTGCACGGGGCCGGACTTCGGCGCCGGCGCTACGGGCTCTCGCCGTCCTGGCCCGACACCCCGCCGGCCTTCGAAGCGTACGTCGCCCGCGAGGAGGACCGGCAGGCCCGCCTCGCCGAGGACCTCCGGGCTGCCGGCCGGCTCGACGATGCCGACCTGGGTCTGCTCGACGCGCTCCACGCGGCCGGCGGACCGCCCGCCGACCCGGACAGCCGGCTGTGGCGCAACTACCAGCGGCTGCAGGCCTGGGACGCGCTCTCGCTGTTTTTCTGCACCGCGGTCACCCCGGGGGCGACCGACCTGGAGCGGGTCCCGACCGGTCCGAACGCGGAGACGACCGTTCGGGTCGAACGTGACGGCTCCGGGGATGGCGAGTACCGCCTCGGCCCGTACCCCTTCGAGGCCGCGCCGCTCCGGGTGACCGTCCCGGTCCGAACGGTCACGGACGACTTCGACTCCGAGGCCGACCTCCGGCGGCGCTACTACGAGTCGCCCCGAGCGGAGAAGGCGTTCACGCTGCGGCCGGCGTGA
- a CDS encoding LLM class flavin-dependent oxidoreductase, which translates to MTGILALEPTDDVATFAQRVERLEYDSLWTGELWGRDSFVALTRAAEATDDLGLGTAIVNVYGRTPATLAQAAATLDNASGGRFRLGLGTSTAKVVEDLHSMSFENPPRRTHETAELAGEFLTAEGRVSYDGELFSVADFPSLGTDVPVYTAALGPAMRRVTGRVADGWLPHNIPFHDLANAFETIAETAREADRDPGSITVAPYVPSAVSEDREAALRTARGHVAYYVGSGEGYRAAVAAHYDGADAVAEAWREGDREGAREAVTDDMLQGLTVAGTPEEAREQLAEVAGRDIIDEPIVVIPGGASDEVADSTVEALAPANR; encoded by the coding sequence ATGACAGGCATCCTCGCGCTGGAGCCGACCGACGACGTGGCGACGTTCGCACAGCGGGTCGAACGACTCGAGTACGATTCCCTGTGGACCGGCGAACTCTGGGGCCGGGACTCCTTCGTGGCGCTGACCCGGGCCGCCGAAGCGACCGACGACCTCGGCCTCGGGACTGCGATCGTCAACGTCTACGGGCGCACCCCTGCGACGCTCGCGCAGGCGGCCGCGACCCTCGACAACGCCTCCGGCGGGCGCTTCCGGCTGGGGCTCGGAACGAGCACCGCGAAGGTCGTCGAGGACCTGCACTCGATGTCCTTCGAGAACCCGCCCCGGCGGACCCACGAGACCGCCGAACTCGCCGGGGAGTTCCTCACCGCCGAGGGCCGGGTCTCCTACGACGGCGAGCTGTTCTCGGTCGCCGACTTCCCCTCTCTGGGTACGGACGTGCCGGTGTACACGGCCGCGCTCGGGCCCGCGATGCGGCGCGTGACCGGCCGCGTCGCCGACGGGTGGCTGCCCCACAACATCCCCTTCCACGACCTCGCGAACGCCTTCGAGACCATCGCCGAGACGGCCCGGGAGGCGGACCGCGACCCCGGCTCGATCACGGTCGCGCCCTACGTCCCCTCGGCGGTCAGCGAGGACCGCGAGGCGGCCCTCCGAACGGCCCGGGGCCACGTCGCCTACTACGTGGGCAGCGGCGAGGGCTATCGGGCGGCCGTCGCCGCCCATTACGACGGCGCGGACGCGGTCGCGGAAGCCTGGCGGGAGGGCGACCGCGAGGGCGCACGCGAGGCCGTGACCGACGACATGCTCCAGGGGCTGACCGTCGCCGGCACGCCAGAGGAAGCCCGCGAGCAGCTGGCCGAGGTCGCGGGCCGCGACATCATCGACGAACCGATCGTGGTGATTCCCGGCGGAGCGAGCGACGAGGTGGCCGACTCGACCGTCGAGGCGCTCGCGCCGGCCAACCGGTAG
- a CDS encoding deoxyribonuclease IV, translating into MTLRVGAHASVAGGVHNAVDEQREFGGNCGQIFSHSPQVWQDPDIDPDNAAQFRDISEEDDIGPWVIHASYLVNLATPKDDLREKSVASMQREVDAAETLGVEYVNVHLGAHTGAGVEGGLNNAASALDDLDVPEGVTVLVESDAGSGTKLGGDFDHLRAVLNRSAQDLEVCLDTAHAFAAGYDLSTPEAVEETIAEFDDVVGLENLACVHLNDSKHECGTNKDEHAHVGEGLIGEDGMRAFVNHGAIREVPLVLETPTEDGKDFAWNIRRVRELRE; encoded by the coding sequence ATGACACTCCGCGTCGGTGCGCACGCCTCGGTCGCCGGCGGCGTCCACAACGCCGTCGACGAACAGCGGGAGTTCGGCGGCAACTGCGGGCAGATCTTCTCACACTCCCCGCAGGTCTGGCAGGACCCGGACATCGACCCCGACAACGCCGCGCAGTTCCGCGACATCTCCGAAGAGGACGACATCGGCCCATGGGTCATCCACGCCTCCTACCTCGTGAATCTCGCGACGCCCAAGGACGACCTCCGGGAGAAGTCCGTCGCGTCGATGCAACGGGAGGTCGACGCGGCCGAGACCCTTGGGGTCGAGTACGTCAACGTCCACCTCGGCGCGCACACGGGTGCGGGCGTCGAGGGTGGGCTGAACAACGCAGCGAGCGCACTCGACGATCTGGACGTTCCCGAGGGCGTGACTGTCCTCGTCGAGTCGGACGCCGGCAGCGGGACGAAACTCGGCGGCGACTTCGACCACCTGCGGGCGGTGCTCAACCGCTCGGCGCAGGACCTGGAGGTCTGTCTCGACACCGCCCACGCGTTCGCGGCGGGGTACGACCTCTCGACGCCGGAAGCGGTGGAGGAGACCATCGCGGAGTTCGACGACGTGGTCGGGCTGGAGAACCTGGCCTGTGTCCATCTCAACGACTCGAAACACGAGTGTGGCACCAACAAGGACGAACACGCGCACGTCGGCGAGGGACTGATCGGCGAGGACGGGATGCGCGCGTTCGTCAATCACGGGGCTATCCGTGAAGTCCCGCTAGTGCTAGAGACTCCGACAGAAGACGGCAAGGACTTCGCCTGGAACATCCGGCGGGTGCGGGAGCTGCGGGAGTGA
- a CDS encoding class I SAM-dependent methyltransferase, translating into MREFTAEYLTATREGMWADSREALEPLGLERCEYALDVGAGTGELTRVLREESPGEVVAVDADADLLAHAGGPSVVGDAVSLPFVDDSVGLVVCQALLVNLPDPERAVREFARVASERVAVIEPDNSAVTVDSTVETEVPLARRARELYLAGVGTEASFGAARGLFERVGLSEVKVRQYDHERTVSPPYTERDIESARRKASGEGLSGDRAEVLAGGATPEEFDDLRAEWRAMGREVVAQMQAGEYRHRETVPFFVTVGQV; encoded by the coding sequence GTGCGCGAGTTCACCGCCGAGTATCTGACTGCCACCCGCGAGGGGATGTGGGCAGACTCCCGGGAAGCGCTGGAACCACTGGGCCTAGAGCGGTGCGAGTACGCCCTCGACGTGGGCGCAGGGACCGGCGAGTTGACCCGCGTCTTGCGCGAGGAGAGCCCCGGCGAGGTGGTCGCGGTCGACGCGGACGCCGACCTGCTGGCTCACGCCGGCGGCCCCAGCGTCGTCGGCGATGCCGTCAGTCTCCCGTTCGTCGACGACAGCGTCGGCCTGGTGGTCTGCCAGGCGCTACTGGTGAACCTCCCGGACCCAGAGCGCGCCGTCCGGGAATTCGCTCGCGTCGCCAGCGAGCGCGTGGCCGTCATCGAACCGGACAACAGCGCCGTCACCGTCGACTCGACGGTCGAGACGGAGGTGCCCCTGGCGCGCCGAGCGCGGGAGCTGTACCTCGCTGGCGTCGGGACCGAGGCGAGTTTCGGCGCGGCCCGCGGGCTGTTCGAGCGGGTCGGCCTGTCCGAGGTCAAGGTTCGACAGTACGACCACGAGCGAACGGTGAGCCCGCCGTACACCGAGCGGGACATCGAGAGCGCGCGGCGGAAGGCCAGCGGCGAGGGGTTGAGTGGAGACCGTGCCGAAGTGCTGGCCGGCGGCGCGACCCCGGAGGAGTTCGACGACCTCAGAGCGGAGTGGCGGGCGATGGGGAGAGAGGTCGTGGCACAGATGCAAGCGGGGGAGTATCGCCACCGTGAGACCGTCCCCTTCTTCGTGACTGTCGGACAGGTATAG
- the uvrB gene encoding excinuclease ABC subunit UvrB — translation MSDSQSGPLSPDRPDAEQAFRVDAPFEPAGDQPEAIEQLAAGFRQGMDEQTLLGVTGSGKTNTVSWVVEEIQKPTLVIAHNKTLAAQLYEEFRELFPDNAVEYFVSYYDYYQPEAYVEQTDTYIDKDASINDEIDRLRHSATRSLLTREDVIVVASVSAIYGLGDPRNYVDMSLRVESGQQLDREELLGRLVDLNYERNDVDFTQGTFRVRGDTVEIYPMYGRYAVRVEFWGDEVDRLRKVDPLEGEVVSEEPAVLLHPAEHYSIPEDRLEQAIEEIRDLKKDRVRHFERQGDMVAAQRIEERTTFDLEMLEETGYCSGIENYSVHLSDREPGEAPYTLLDYFPDDFLTVVDESHQTLPQIRGQFEGDKSRKDSLVENGFRLPTAYDNRPLTFEEFEAKTGQTLYVSATPADYERETSAQVVEQIVRPTHLVDPAVEVSPAEGQVSDVIERLQALPDDERALVTTLTKRMAEDLTEYLGEAGIDVEYMHDETDTLQRHELIRKLRLGELDCIVGINLLREGLDIPEVSLVAILDADQEGFLRSETMLVQTMGRAARNVNGEVVLYADDPSDAMESAIEETRRRREIQREYNEKHGYEPTTIDKPVGETNLPGAETDTGEAASLDPKDAEEAARAIDELEARMQEAADNLEFELAADIRDRIRDLRQEHDLNGTSEDDGVPAPEPDFE, via the coding sequence ATGAGCGACTCACAGTCCGGCCCTCTCTCGCCCGACCGCCCGGACGCCGAGCAGGCCTTCCGCGTCGACGCCCCCTTCGAGCCCGCCGGCGACCAGCCAGAGGCTATCGAGCAACTGGCCGCGGGGTTCCGGCAGGGGATGGACGAGCAGACGCTGCTCGGGGTGACGGGCTCGGGCAAGACCAACACCGTCTCGTGGGTGGTCGAGGAGATCCAGAAGCCGACGCTGGTGATCGCCCACAACAAGACGCTGGCGGCCCAGCTCTACGAGGAGTTCCGCGAGCTCTTTCCGGACAACGCCGTCGAGTACTTCGTCTCCTACTACGACTACTACCAGCCCGAGGCCTACGTCGAGCAAACAGACACGTACATCGACAAGGACGCCTCGATCAACGACGAGATCGACCGGCTGCGCCACTCCGCGACCCGGTCGCTGCTGACACGGGAGGACGTCATCGTCGTCGCCTCGGTGTCGGCGATCTACGGGCTCGGCGACCCGCGCAACTACGTCGACATGTCCCTGCGCGTCGAGAGCGGCCAGCAGCTGGACCGCGAGGAGCTGCTGGGACGGCTGGTCGACCTCAACTACGAGCGCAACGACGTCGACTTCACGCAGGGTACCTTCCGGGTGCGCGGCGACACCGTCGAAATCTACCCGATGTACGGCCGCTACGCCGTCCGGGTGGAGTTCTGGGGTGACGAGGTCGACCGCCTCCGGAAGGTCGACCCCCTGGAGGGGGAGGTGGTGAGCGAGGAACCCGCCGTCCTGCTGCACCCCGCCGAGCACTACTCGATCCCCGAGGACCGGCTCGAGCAGGCCATCGAGGAGATCCGCGACCTCAAGAAGGACCGCGTGCGCCACTTCGAGCGCCAGGGCGACATGGTCGCCGCCCAGCGTATCGAGGAGCGCACCACCTTCGACCTCGAGATGCTGGAGGAGACGGGCTACTGCTCGGGCATCGAGAACTACTCGGTCCACCTCTCGGACCGCGAGCCCGGCGAGGCCCCCTACACGCTGCTTGATTACTTTCCCGACGACTTCCTGACGGTCGTCGACGAGTCCCACCAGACGCTGCCCCAGATCCGCGGGCAGTTCGAGGGTGACAAGTCACGGAAAGACTCGCTGGTCGAGAACGGGTTTCGGTTGCCGACCGCGTACGACAACCGCCCGCTGACCTTCGAGGAGTTCGAGGCGAAGACCGGCCAGACGCTGTACGTCTCGGCGACGCCGGCCGACTACGAGCGCGAGACGAGCGCCCAGGTCGTCGAGCAGATCGTCCGGCCGACCCACCTCGTCGACCCCGCGGTCGAGGTCTCCCCCGCCGAGGGACAGGTCAGCGACGTCATCGAGCGGCTCCAGGCGCTGCCCGACGACGAGCGGGCGCTCGTGACCACCCTGACAAAGCGGATGGCCGAGGACCTCACCGAGTATCTCGGGGAGGCGGGCATCGACGTCGAGTACATGCACGACGAGACCGACACCCTCCAGCGCCACGAACTCATCCGGAAGCTCCGGCTCGGGGAGCTGGACTGTATCGTCGGGATCAACCTCCTGCGCGAGGGGCTCGACATCCCGGAGGTCTCCCTCGTTGCGATCCTGGACGCCGACCAGGAGGGCTTTCTCCGGTCGGAGACCATGCTCGTCCAGACGATGGGGCGAGCAGCTCGCAATGTCAACGGCGAGGTGGTGCTGTACGCCGACGACCCCAGCGACGCCATGGAATCGGCCATCGAAGAGACGCGGCGGCGCCGGGAGATCCAGCGGGAGTACAACGAGAAACACGGCTACGAGCCGACGACTATCGACAAGCCGGTCGGCGAGACGAACCTCCCCGGCGCCGAGACCGACACCGGCGAGGCCGCCAGCCTCGACCCCAAGGACGCCGAGGAGGCGGCCCGGGCCATCGACGAACTGGAGGCCCGGATGCAGGAGGCTGCCGACAACCTCGAGTTCGAACTCGCCGCCGACATCCGCGACCGGATCCGCGACCTCCGGCAGGAACACGACCTCAACGGGACCAGCGAGGACGACGGGGTTCCGGCTCCGGAACCCGACTTCGAGTAG
- a CDS encoding excinuclease ABC subunit C — protein MDREAVLERAAGLPDEPGVYQFLAGDRVLYVGKAVSVRDRVRSYAEPRSERIARMVAEAERIEPAVTDTETQALLLEANLIKRHRPRYNVRLKDDKSYPLVQLTDHDAPRIEVTRDPEEGATVFGPFTDKGRVETVVKALREVYGVRGCSDHKYRNRDRPCLDYEVGLCTAPCTGEISGEDYLADVEAVERFLEGETGVLAGPLRREMEGAAQDQAYERAANLRDRLAAVESFHGEGGGAVAARESEGRTVDVLGVSLEGSGATVARLRAEDGKLVERDRYPLDAPESAGAADVLGAFITQYYAERELPAAVLCPEYPRASDDAEKAGDGAGEDIEAWLAGAGTDLRVPGAGREATLVDLATKNARRGHPTRDGTEALAGALGLDAAARVEGFDVSHAQGRAVVGSNVCFVGGEPAKEGYRRKKLAERNDDYANMRALVRWRAERAREGRDDRPDPDLLLVDGGEGQLGAARDALREVGWDVPVVALAKSEERVVTPDGVEDWPDDAPHLHLLQRVRDEAHRFARQYHETVRDEVSTPLDGVPGVGPETRRRLLGRFGSVAGVREASLEELRDVEGVGEQTAARIDDHL, from the coding sequence ATGGACCGGGAGGCGGTCCTGGAGCGAGCGGCCGGACTCCCCGACGAGCCCGGCGTCTACCAGTTCCTCGCCGGTGACCGCGTCCTGTACGTCGGCAAGGCCGTCTCGGTTCGCGACCGGGTGCGCTCCTACGCCGAGCCGAGAAGCGAGCGGATCGCCCGGATGGTCGCGGAGGCCGAGCGGATCGAGCCCGCCGTCACCGACACCGAGACCCAGGCGCTGCTGCTCGAGGCGAACCTGATCAAACGCCATCGGCCCCGGTACAACGTCCGGCTGAAAGACGACAAGTCCTACCCCCTCGTGCAGCTGACCGACCACGACGCCCCTCGGATCGAGGTGACACGCGACCCCGAGGAGGGCGCGACGGTCTTCGGCCCCTTCACCGACAAGGGCAGAGTCGAAACCGTCGTGAAGGCCCTGCGGGAGGTCTACGGCGTTCGCGGGTGTTCGGACCACAAGTACCGCAACCGGGACCGGCCCTGTCTGGATTACGAGGTCGGGCTGTGTACGGCCCCCTGTACCGGCGAGATCAGCGGCGAAGACTACCTCGCGGACGTCGAGGCCGTCGAGCGCTTCCTCGAGGGCGAGACCGGCGTCCTCGCCGGGCCGCTGCGCCGGGAGATGGAGGGGGCCGCACAGGACCAGGCATACGAGCGGGCCGCGAACCTCCGGGACCGGCTGGCAGCCGTCGAGTCCTTCCACGGCGAGGGCGGCGGCGCCGTGGCCGCCCGCGAGAGCGAGGGCCGGACCGTCGACGTGCTCGGAGTTTCCCTCGAAGGTAGCGGCGCCACGGTCGCGCGCCTCCGCGCGGAGGACGGCAAGCTCGTCGAGCGCGACCGGTACCCCCTGGACGCGCCCGAGAGCGCGGGGGCGGCGGACGTGCTTGGCGCCTTTATCACCCAGTACTACGCCGAGCGGGAACTGCCGGCGGCGGTGCTCTGTCCCGAGTACCCGCGGGCGAGCGATGACGCCGAGAAAGCAGGCGACGGCGCGGGCGAGGACATCGAGGCCTGGCTGGCCGGCGCCGGGACCGACCTCCGGGTGCCGGGCGCCGGTCGGGAGGCGACGCTGGTCGACCTCGCGACGAAGAACGCCCGCCGGGGTCACCCGACCCGGGACGGGACGGAGGCCCTGGCCGGGGCGCTGGGACTGGACGCCGCCGCGCGGGTCGAGGGCTTCGACGTGAGCCACGCGCAGGGCCGGGCGGTCGTGGGCAGCAACGTCTGCTTCGTCGGCGGCGAGCCCGCCAAGGAGGGGTACCGCCGCAAGAAGCTGGCGGAGCGAAACGACGACTACGCCAACATGCGGGCGCTGGTGCGGTGGCGCGCCGAGCGGGCCCGCGAGGGACGGGACGACCGCCCGGACCCGGACCTGCTTCTGGTCGACGGCGGCGAGGGACAGCTCGGCGCGGCCCGGGATGCGCTCCGCGAGGTCGGCTGGGACGTGCCGGTCGTCGCCCTCGCGAAGAGCGAGGAGCGGGTCGTCACCCCGGACGGCGTCGAGGACTGGCCCGACGACGCCCCCCACCTGCATCTCCTCCAGCGGGTCCGCGACGAGGCCCACCGCTTCGCCCGCCAGTACCACGAGACGGTTCGCGACGAGGTCTCGACCCCGCTCGACGGCGTGCCCGGCGTCGGCCCGGAGACCCGCAGGCGGCTGCTCGGCCGCTTCGGTAGCGTCGCGGGAGTCCGTGAGGCCTCGCTCGAGGAACTCCGGGACGTCGAGGGCGTGGGTGAGCAGACCGCCGCCCGGATCGACGACCACCTCTGA